GTCGAGTTCGACGGCGACGATTTCGGGCTTGGATTCCTCAATCGCTGATTCCACTTCCCTGACGCTGTGTTCGGAAACGTGGGCGGTTCCGACGACATCGACGCGTCCCGCCCCCGACGGTTCCGGGAACTCGTCTGCCGCCGACTCCGCGTGTTCGGTCATCACCCGCGTTACACATTCGCTTCCCTTACCCTTGTCGGGTCCAGGTGACTACCCTGAAACGCCGACCGAAATCATGTTTGTGGCATTGTATGTTCTCGCCAGGGGGCGAAGCTATTACCAACTCTCGTGTTAATACAGCCAGAGATGTCGTGGTAACTACTGGACGGTGACGGCATCTGTAAATACATACTATATTTGCTGATTCAAAAGACTGATATGTATAGAGTCAAACTGTATCGGATATACGATGTATGACCTGACTGGATTCCAGCGGGACCTGCTGTACGTCATTGCAGGCCTTGACGAGCCCCACGGGTTAGCAATCAAGGAAGAGCTCGAAAACTACTACGAAAGCGAGGTTAACCACGGCCGGCTGTATCCGAACCTTGACACGCTCGTCGAGAAGGCACTCATCGAGAAGGGCGAACGCGACCGCCGAACGAACTTTTACACGCTGACCAAGCGCGGCCAGCGCGAACTCGACGCCCGGAAAGAGTGGGAAGCACAGTACGTTTCGGCGTAGCCACGTTTTCGAAGCCCGTTCGACAGACTCAACCCAAGTGCTGGCCAACCTCGGGCCATGCCAACGGTATTGGAAACCTATATCGAGAACCGCTGGATGGTCCAGCCCAACCACTCGAATCATCTGGGTTCAACCCACGGGGGAAACGTCCTGAAATGGATGGACGAACTCGGGGCGATGTCGGCGATGCGCTTTGCCGGTGAAACCTGTGTCACTGCGCGGATGGACCAAGTGAACTTCAAGCGGCCCATCCCGGTCGGTGACACGGCTCTTATTGAGGCGTTCGTCTACGACGCTGGCGAGACGAGTGTCAAAGTTCGGCTCCGGGCCGCCCGAGAGAACATCAGAACCGGCGAGACGGAATCGACTGCAGAGTCGTACTCGGTGTACGTCGCGGTCGACGAGGACCGGAATCCCGTACCCGTTCCCGACGTGACGACCGAAACTGACCGTGGTGAAAAACTGCGAGAGCGCGCCCTTGACGGGGAAGCGAACCGCTGATACTGTCTGCTGTACGTACCACATTGCCACCTCGGAGCGACAACTATCGTCACGACGGACCAGCCAACAGTATGAGTTTTATTCGGCTCCGCCACGTACCACGACTATGACACTCGATGTCGAGACGCCGGAGCGGCCGGCGCTGTCTACTGGCGTCGCTGCCGACGAGTACGACGACGCGGACGTACAGGGCGACGAATACCGGCGCGACGAGCTCGCCGAGGCCCTCGACGACGGCGCGTGGGCGGACGCCTTCGAAGAATGGACTGCGGACGCATCGCTCGATGCCGACCAGTGGAAAATCGTCACAGAGCTGGGACTCATCGAGGAGTTCGATTTCTTCTGGGACTCCTTCGCTGGTCGCGTCGGCTACCACGCCCCGGGCTTGCCCGAAGACTGGCGCGAGCGGGAGATCCATCCGGACATCGACTCCTGGGGTACTGTTTCAGGCATCAACGCCGGACTGACCGAGTTCGGACAGGTCGTCTGTGAGGTACTGGCCGACGAGTACATTGACTGGGAAGCGGAGGAGGTCAGCGCGGACGACCTCCCGGACTTTTGAGCGGTGTAGTGTTTGCTGTCGTCGGTCCCGGTGTGGCACTCCAACACTGTCGGCTCTGAATCGTCCCGGAGACCGGTCAGGGACCGGCAGCCTGATAACGACCCACGCGCTTGCACCAGATATGGCTGAAATCGTCACCCCACGCAAACGCGAGTGTGAGCGGTGTGGGCGGGTCGACGAGTGGGACCCGGACCAACACAGTTGGCGTATCGTCACTGACGACGGCACCAAGCAATCTGGCGACCCACACTGTCTCCACGAGTGGGACATCAACGGCACGTTCAATCCGCTGGCCGAGTGAGTTCGCCGCCCGCTGCTCTCGACTTTTGACCGGCAGGGCTGTCACTGTTAGAACGGAGTCCGCCGACAGAATCCGACAAAAAGTCTCGGGTAGACCGAACAGGGTCGTCCACTGACCGACCGCTGGGGCGCAGCTATGCGCCCGCTTCAGCCACGTTGGTCACTGGCGCGCGTGATTCACC
This genomic window from Haloarcula rubripromontorii contains:
- a CDS encoding PadR family transcriptional regulator, encoding MYDLTGFQRDLLYVIAGLDEPHGLAIKEELENYYESEVNHGRLYPNLDTLVEKALIEKGERDRRTNFYTLTKRGQRELDARKEWEAQYVSA
- a CDS encoding acyl-CoA thioesterase — its product is MPTVLETYIENRWMVQPNHSNHLGSTHGGNVLKWMDELGAMSAMRFAGETCVTARMDQVNFKRPIPVGDTALIEAFVYDAGETSVKVRLRAARENIRTGETESTAESYSVYVAVDEDRNPVPVPDVTTETDRGEKLRERALDGEANR
- a CDS encoding HEWD family protein, which produces MAEIVTPRKRECERCGRVDEWDPDQHSWRIVTDDGTKQSGDPHCLHEWDINGTFNPLAE